The genomic interval GGATTGTACTTGTAATGTCTTCCCCTTCATAAGTATCAACGGCCGATCCATAAACCGGTGCATGGGAAATAATGCCTCCTGTAAAAGGCAAAGCATATTCTGTTTCAGTTTCGCCCTCGGTTCCTCCGGAAATAAAGTCATCTTGTTCTTTTGCTAAAGTGACTAAAACAACAATATCCTGAAAATCATATCCGGGATCCCCATACGAGGCGTTAGAAAGGTCAATCAGATATATTGCCTGGCTTTCGTCCAATGTTACTGTTTGGCTGGAAAAATCAACATAACTACCAATAAATTCTTCTGCAGATGCCTGACTTCCAAAGCCCTCGACTGTTGGGACATTGTCTCCATCCCTCAAAGCCTGGACAATATCTGCATCACTGGGATTTGTGGATTCAGCTTCATCAATTAAATCATAACTTCCGTAACGGTTCCACCAATATTCACCAAAAAAGTAATAATACCAGTTCCTCGCCCATCCTCTTGCAGTTATTGAAATTGAAGTCCCGGCGTCATAAAGATTTGGCAGTGTATAATCCACCGGTAAATCTGCTTGAATATTGACATTACCAGCATCTACTTTGTTACGTAAGTTGCTTTCATATCGGGTTGGATTGTTTCCAAAAGGATAGATATCCTCTCCACCAATAGTAATATTTATAGTAATTGGGGCATCGTACAAATATGTATTACCGCTATATGCTTCGTATGCACAACCCAAAATCGTAATCTGAGCAGCATAAGGTTCTTGAGGAATTACTTCACCATCAGTAATATCAAACTCAACAGGATCATCATCATAATCGCGTGGTTCTATCCACACTTTTTTATTTGGCTCCCCCAAGTAGACGGTCATTTTTACATCATCCGAGTTTCGCCATGTAGATTGAAATGCAATATCATCCATTGCTACAAAATGCACATTGCCTTCCCAGCTACCTTTAGCAAATGTGAGTTTTCCTTCAGTAAATACGATTGTCCCATCAGGCGGATTAAAATCTTCACCAATTACCAAATCGTCTTCATAATAATAGCTGTTGCCATCATCCTGAGTAGCCTGAGCCAAAGTTCTAAGTTTATCCATATCAAAAACAGGTGCAGCTGGTGCATTCTCATAAACAAGACCGGCATCTCCCTCTTCTGCTAATGAATCTTTGGTGACCACACCTAAAACTGGTTTTTTAGAATAAACAGCATAGTCAGGCACATTATTGGAATCAGTTTTAGATATTACTGTCTCCAAAGTATTTGTTGAACGTGAACTAACGCCTACAGACGTAATCACCACTTCATTGGTAACTTCATTAACTGACATTGAAACATTAGAAGTAACGCCATCTCCAGCATACATCCCTTCAACTGACCAATCCTCAATATCATCTGCTGCCAAATATTCCTTTAATCCATACTCCATCCCCGATTGCGCGGCATAAAACGAACGTTGCTCTTCCGATTCCAGCATTTGCAATGTTGATGATGAGGAGGAAACAGTAGCTAAAATAAAACCTAATGTTGCTAAAATCAGGACAACACTAACAATTGTAATTAAAGCGCCGCCATGTTCCTGGTTGTTTTTAATTTCTTGCATAAATCACTTCCTCTACCTTAACAGATTGGCTGTTTCGTACAATATTTAGTGTAACCCCGATAAATTTTACAGAGTCTTGAACCCCGGTTGTAGTTTTATCTATATTCAAATAACTAAAAGGATCTTCAGCTAAGCCCGTCAAAATAACATTATCATTTCGGCTTAAATTATATCCGGATTTTATATAGCTGACATTGTTGCCATCATTATCCATAAATACAAATTGGCCACTAGTCATAGTAGCTATATTGGAGATACTTAGATTTTGTATATCACGGCGCATTGTCCGTATTGCCTTTCGTACATCCGATCGGCCAACTTCCTGATTTAAAACCTGGTTAAATGATTCTGTTTGATTGGCAATAACTGCAACAACAATTGATCCTATAATGCCAAAAATAATCATCCCCACTGTAACTTCCATCAGTGTTGCACCATTCTCATTTTTATTAATTCGAAAGATGTATTTCTTCATTTTGAATACAACGTCAAATAAGTTGTTAGATTATATCCATTTGGAAACTTTGGATGTGAAACATTTACTTCCACTTGGTAAGCTTCATAATCGGAATCGTCCCAATCACTATGATAAGAAACCTCAGTTGTTCTTGTATAACCTTCAACATCCTCAATTTCTACATAATCATTTATACTTTTATACCAGTCCCACCGAGAATCTTTGAAAGCTTGAATTTCTTCCATCCTGTTGTTTGCAAGATTAACCGATTGGGTCATTACCCTGTTTTGGAAAGACTGGTATGAAAGGTTCCCTATTAAAACAAAAAGAGAAGGCAATGCAATACCAACAATTATGACTGTGACAATTACTTCCAGTAAAGTTAGTCCCTGCTCTTCTCTAATTAGTTTTATCTTATTCATAATATCTGATTGGTTACCAGGTGACCGATAACTGACCGCCAGATTCAGTAACCGTGTATGATCCACCGGATGGTGTTGTTGGTTCTTCACCATTTAAGAAAAAATCTTCCGGAGCTGTTTCATATGCAGTCACAACATCGGCTAAGTCTGTTGATGAATCAGTCATTAACTGATTTGAATATTCCATAAGAATAGCTGCTTCAATAGCTTTAGCGTTAGCTTCATTTGTTGCTGTTTCGGCATTTGAAGTTAAATCGAAATATTTAGGAACAGCGATGGCTGCTAAAATTCCGATAATTACAACTACGACTATAAGTTCCATCAGTGTGAAACCACTTTGATTGTTACGCATGGTAACTCCCTTCTATTTGTTTGGTACTAGTTAACTACATTTTTATTTAAATATTGAAATTCTTATATTTTCTTTGTATGCAATTTCGGCAATATTTTCTACATTGCCCCAATCATGTCCCACATTGGTAAGAAAATGGCCAGTGCTAAAAACAGCATCATTGCACCTAAAACTAACGTTACTATAGGTTCTATCATCGATGTTAGGTTTTCAACAGTTTCCGATACTTCTTTATAGTAATAGTCAGAAACATTGCCAAGCATTTCATCCAACGACCCGGATTTTTCACCAATAGAAATCATTATCACCAACAGTTTGCTAAAATATTGGCTTTGTTTTAACGATGATGCAATATCACTGCCCTTTACAATCTTATCCTGGATTTTTTCAACCTCTTTTTGATAAACAAGGTTGTCGAGTGTCTCTCGGATTATTTCAAATGTTCTGGTAATTGGAATTCCTGTCCGGTTCATAGTGTGGAAAAGTTTTGCAAAACGTGAAATATTCAACTTTCTGTTAAGCATTCCTAAAACAGGTAATTTCAGTCTAATTAAATCCATTTTGAAACGTCCATCTGGGGTTTTGCTCCATGTTAGAAATGCTGCTACCAATGCAACAAGTCCAATTAAAGCAAACAGACCATAGTCTGTTATCAAATAATAAACACCTAACAAAATTCGTGTAGGTAGTGGAAGTTCAGTTCCACTCATTTCAAAAATTGGGATAAAATTTGGAATTACAAATGTCGTAAAAACAATAAAAGCACCGACAAGACCTGTAATTACCATAGCAGGATAACGCAATGCTTTCTTCACTTCTTTCTTTATTTTCTCATCTTCTTCAAGAAAACTAGAAAGCTGGATCAAAGTATCTTCAAGTGTACCACTTATTTCTCCAACACGAATTGAATTGACATAGATAGCAGGAAATGTTTTCGGAAACTGTGCAAGTGCATCAGAAAGTTTGCTTCCCGCTTCAATATCCTGCGAAATAGCCTCTATCATCTTTTCAAAATCTTCAGTTTCTGCTTGTTCTTTAATAACACTTAAACAAGTAACGATGGGTATACCGGCTTTTAGCAGCGTTTGTAATTGTTTTGTAAAAAGAAGAATAGATTTTATACTAACTTTTATTTTATTAGAACTTTTTAAGCTTCTAGTTCTTTTTTTATTTTTCTCCAGGGCGATAGAAACAGGTGTCATGTTTAACTTTTGCAGCTGCTGAATTACAACTTTCTGATCTGCAGCCAAAATGACGCTTTCTACAGTTTTACCTTCCTGATTAATCGCTTTGTATTTAAAATTTGGCATTATTTTCCCGTTATGTTACTAGAGTTATATAGAACTTTGAGATTTCGTCTCCCCAAAAAAGAAACACTATAAGACCTCCGGCTAAAAAAGGACCCAACGGAATATAACCGGTGATTTTTATTTTTTTAAACTTGTTATGCAAAGTTATAGCAATAAATGCCAGGATAAAGCCAAGGTATAAAGCAATAAGGACATTTAACCAACCTGTAAAAAATCCGGCAACAGCAGCAAGCTTCACATCGCCCATTCCCAGGCTTTCTTTTTTAAACATCCATTTCCCCAAAATTGATATTAGCCACATTGTTAAACCACCAGTTGCCAATCCTAACAATGCTTCATCCCATGGTATAAACGTGAATAATATCTGACTAAATAATCCAAATATTAAAAGAACAATCAGGACTTTATTATATATCAGGTGGGTTTGTATATCGATAAAGGCTATTACTATCAGGAAATAAATAAAAACAGAATAAACCACAAAGGAGATACTTAATCCAAAATGGAGGAATGAGAAAACTGTAAAAACACCCGCTAATAATTCAACTAAAGGATATCGAAAAGAAATGTTTGCTGAACATTTATAACACTTCCCTCTTAATAAAATAAATCCTAAAAGCGGAATATTGCTCCATGCCGGAATGTTTTTTTTACATTCTGGACAAAATGAACCTGGAAAAATGAGGGACTTCTTTTCCACAAGGCGGTAAATACAGACATTTAAAAAACTGCCAATACTGCTCCCAATTATGAAAGCAAAAACTAGTTCCATAAATTAAACCAATTTTAAATCTAACTCTTCTGAGGGGGACGGTGACAGAGTATTTTTATTAATAATTTTTTTCCGCTCTAAAACTTTACTGATTTGTTCAATCATGCGTTTAGGGTCAATTGGTTTTACAATAAAACCATCCGCGCCTAATTCGTATACTTTTTGTTCACTTTTTTGTGTTTTTAATGCAGAGAAAATTAAAACCGGTATATTTTCTAATTCAGGATTACTTTTTATTTCCTGCAAAACCTCATAGCCATCCATATTAGGCATCATTATATCCAGCACTAAAAGATCGGGTTTGTCCTGGTGAATAATTTTCAATGCTTCTTCACCATCTCTTGCTTCCAACGTTTCCCATTTCGACATTTTCTGGATTATCTTAGTCACCATTAAGCGGGTCTGATCAGAATCATCTGTAATGAGTATTCGTGCAGGCTTCGAGCTTGTGTCAACAGTTTCTGTTGCAGGCCCTGATCCTTCAACTTTTACTTCTGCTTTTTCCGAATTGCCGGATAGCTCAATTTTTAAACTGTCCCCATTTTGAGGTTGAATCGTTTTTGGAGATGCTTGCTCAGGAGGTTGAGCTTCTTCTTTGCGCTGCATTACCGGATTGATTACACGCACTATTTCATCATAATCCGTAATTCCGTCACCAACCAATCTCATAGCATCTTCAAAAAGATTTCTAAATCCGTTGATCTTTGCAGTTTTACGCATCAATTGCAATGAAGCATCGTTTGCAACCATATCTTTGAGCATTGTGTCAAGCATTAGTATTTCGTAAACCCCAATCCTGCCACTATAGCCTGCAAAACCACACTTTGCGCATCCTTTTGGTTCAAATACTTGTGGATCATCAGATAATTTGTTTAATATTTTATATAATTTTTCATCTATATTTTTTTTATCAACAGGAACTTTACAATGCGAACATAACTTTCTTACAAGGCGTTGAGCAATAACAGCTTCCAGCGCCTCAGTAATTTTAAATTTATCAACCCCCATATCCTTTAAGCGGGTAATGGTTGTAAAAGTATCATTTGTGTGCAAAGTGCTTAATACAAGGTGCCCTGTTAAAGAGGCCTGAATACTAATCTCTGCCGTTTCTTTATCACGTATCTCACCAACAAGGATCACATCAGGATCTTGCCGTAAAAAAGACCTTAAAGCACTTGCAAAGGTTACACCTGCTCGCTCATTCACCTGAACCTGATTAATACCATCAAACATGTATTCAATTGGGTCTTCAATGGTTAAAATATTATTAGTAGTTGAGCGGATACGATTTATGGCAGCGTACAAAGTTGTACTTTTACCTGATCCGGTTGGTCCGGTAACAAGAACCATTCCTTGTTTTAATTGAAAGCATTTTTCGAGCTGTTCACGGTTGTATCCAACAATACCCATTTTATCCAGCGAAACAGTCGCATTTCTTTTATCAAGTATTCGGATAACTATCTTTTCACCAAAACTGGTTGGCAATATAGAAACCCTTAGGTCTATATCTGTTTCTTCAATCATAACTTTTGCCTTGCCATCCTGCGGCTTACGTGTTTCCGCTATATTGAGGTTAGAAATAATTTTTATACGGCTGGCAAGTGCTGAATGTATAGAACGTGGAACTTCTAGCTCGTTACGCAAAACGCCATCCACACGGAAGCGTACCTGAATTGAATTCTCTTTAGGCTCAATATGAATATCACTGGCCTTTTTACTGATTGAATCCCAGATTATTTGATTTACTAGTTTTACTACTGGAGAATTTTTGTCAAGATTAGAATCACCTGAAAATTTTATATCAACATCTTTACCTGTATTTACAAACGAAGTGATAATCTTTTCCGGCGCATAGTATTCATTAATTTTCTGTTTTATAATTTCATGCGGTGCATAAAATTTCTTTACATATTTTCGGGTCAGGTATTCTATTTCATTTTCTGCATCTAGGTTAAATGGATTGGAAAAAGCAACCGCAATGTGCGTTTTGTCCATTTGCAGTGCTAATAAATTATAGCGTAAACACAGCTCTTCAGGGATAGCTTCCAACACATCTTTTTCTGCATCAATTTTATCTAAATTGATGGTTGGAATTTGGAGTGCCAGTTTTACAAACTGACGTATTTCTTTGTCATTTAAATAATCATTGTCTGTTAAAATTTTTGCAAAGAACTTTTCATCACTATTTCTAAAAACCAGTTCTTCGTAAAGTGATTGATCAATTATTTGATAATAAACCAGCGCTTTGGCGAGCCAGTTATCTTCATAAACGTGTTTTCCGCCAACATCCATAATTTGCCCTATTTTTTGTTGCCTATATATTTCGAAGTATCAAGGAGTGTCTTTATAAAAAAACAGAAAGTGAGTAGATCGTAGTCAAAAATGGTAATTTTGGAAAAAGGTAATAAATAACTTAAAAGGAAATTTTATAATATTAGGATGGTTTAATTTGAGAGGTAAAGAGGACTAAAATAAAATCGTGAAAGAGAGGATCAATCAAGGCTTTATGGAAAAATCAAATCATGGCCGGTTGGTTAAATTTAAAGTATCTTCAAGTTTTTGTTGTTCCACTGGGGCTTTAAGCCAGATTATGTTTTTATCTTTATTAAACCAGGTCATTTGCCGTTTTGCAAATCTTCTTGTATTTCGTTTAATTAGTTCAACCATTTCGTCAAAAGATATTTCATTATTTATATAACTAACAACTTCTTTATAACCGACGGCATTTAAGGCATTTGTTTTATCATAACCTTTAGTCAGTAATTTTTTAACTTCATCCTCGAGTCCACTTTTTATCATTTCATCAACTCGTTTATTAATTCTCTGATATAGTTCTTCCCGATCCATTAATATACCAATCTGAATAAAATCAAATGGGGCTGGAATTTCATTTTCTTTTTGCAAGTCAGAAAGCTTTTTCCCGCTGATTAAAAAAACTTCCAATCCCCGTAAAATGCGTTGAGTGTCATTAACTGAAAAACGATTAGCTAATTCAGGATCTACCTTTTCAAGTTCTGAATAAAGTTTTGCTAAACCTTCAGATTTTAAGCGTTTTGTAAGTTCTTCACGAACTGAATCATCCTTTTGGTCAAACTTTATCATTCCATATAACAACGCGCGGATATATAGCCCGGATCCACCAACTACGATTACATTTTTATTATCCTTGCGAATTTCTAAAATTTTCTCCCGAGCCTTTATTCCAAATTCTCCCGCACTAAATTCAGTACCAGGATTTGTGAAATCAATAAAGTGATGAGTTATACCTGCCATTTCTTTTACAGTTGGTTTGGCAGTGCCAATATCCATAGATGTATAAATCTGCCGTGAGTCTGCAGAAACAATTTCAGCATTATATTTTTGGGCAAGTTTTAGCGAAAGGGATGTTTTACCAACAGCTGTTGGGCCAACAATAACAATTACAGGTAAGAGTGGTGTATCTATTTTATTTAAATTTACGGGCAAGTTCATCTAACTCCATTGAAACTATAACCGGCTTTCCATTTGGTGAATAAAAAGGGTGTTCACACGCAAAAAGTTGGTCCACTAAATTGTGCATCTGAAACTCATTTAATGGTTCCCCTGTTTTTATGGCATTTTTAAATGCATAAGCAGCAGCAATCTTTTCATTGGGGTTAAAACTGCCCTGAGGCGTATTTTTGTAATAATCAATAATGTCCAGAAGAATTTGGCTTTCACGCCCAATTTTTACATCAGAAGGCATCTCTTCAATTATGATTGTATTGCCACTAAAAACATTAATGGTAAACCCGATTTGGTTTAATACACTGTAAACATCCCTGAAGACAAGAAAATCATCTAAAGCCAGGGTTATTTTTTGAGGGAAAAGAAGTTTTTGCCCATCAGCAATAGATTTATTATCAAGTATTTTAATCGTTTTTTCATATAAAATTCTTGAATGAGCTAAGTGTTGATCAACAATTACCAAACCACTTTTTATCTCAGAAAAAATATATTTTTGATGTACCTGCCAAAAACGCACATCTAAGTTTTCTGATGGGATGAGATTTTTTTGTCCGATTACTTCATTTTGCTTTGGGGTCTCTTCAAGCTGATTAAAATAAGCCAGGCTTGTTTGTCCGCTACTTTTTTTAACACGGCGTAATCCGGTTTCTTTTAAAGGTATTTTCTTAAGATCAAACTCATTTTTAATACTTTTCTGTGTATCATTATCATGCTCGATAACTGCTTTTTGAATTGCGCTTCCCTGATCATCCGAACTTAAATCAGCAAGGATACCACTGTCGTTTAAAGCTTTCTTTACTGAATTTAAAAAAAGATAAAAAAGTGTTCTGTCATTTGAAAAACGTACCTGCATTTTTGTAGGATGAATATTTACATCAACAAAATTTGGATCCATTTCTATAAATAAACAAAAAACCGGATGTGCGCCTTCATCAAGAGTTTCACCAAATCCCTGGTATACCGCATAGCTGATATTCCTGTCCTGAATTGGCCGACCATTTAAAAACAAATGTTGATGCGTCCGTGATCTCCTGGCCATTTTGGGTTTTGCAATAAAACCATTTATTTCAATCCCGGCAACGCTGGTGTCAATCTCAATCAATCCTTCTTCCAAATCTTGTCCAAAAACTTCAACAATTCTTTCTTTTAGATTTGTTTTTTTAAGAAGGAAAAGCTGTTTGTCATCAAGATGAAGTTGAAATTCAATATCGGGATAAGCGAGAAAAAATCTTTTAAGTGTTAATAATATTTGTTGGCTTTCAGCATTATCAGATTTTAGAAATTTCCGGCGGGCAGGTGTATTAAAAAATAAATTCTTAATTGATATGCTCGTACCGGTGTTTGCAGCAATTTTTTTTACGTGACCTTTTCGACCTCCATCAATTGAATAAACCAATCCAAGTTTTTCACTCTGTTCTTTAGTCTTAATTTCAACCTGGGCAACAGATGCGATACTTGGCAAAGCTTCACCTCGAAACCCAAGTGAATGAATACTTTCCAGATCTTTTTCCGAACGGATTTTGCTTGTAGCATGCCGTTCAAAAGCAACAGGTAAATCTAATTCACCAATACCACAGCCATTATCAATAACCTGAATCAGTTTTTTGCCACCACCGGAAATATGTACCTGAATTGAGTTTGCACCAGAATCTATCGCATTTTCAATCAGCTCTTTTACAACGGATGCGGGCCGTTCTACAACTTCCCCGGCGGCAATTTTATTGGCAAGATGTTCCGGTAATATTTGAACTTTTGAGGATGTTTGGTCCATTTTTAAATAAAACCATTAATATAAAAAGCGACGCCATATTTAATGGAGTCGCTTTGTTTAAAGAAATTTCGTTTTAAAAGATAATAAATTTAACGCCAAGTTTTAAATCATTCTAAAAGAAAATTAGTGTTACTAAAACGAATGTTGGTACCAAAATAGCTACTGACCAGGCCATGTAACCAAAGAAGGATGGCATTTTAATTTCATTTTCCTCAGCAATTGATTTAACCATAAAGTTCGGTGCATTTCCAATATAGGTATTTGCACCCATAAAAACAGCTCCGGCACTAATTGCAAGCAATGTTGACGCATAGGTTGTCATTAAATCGCCTACTTTTAAACTTTCACCAAGAGCAGTATTAAAAAACACCACATAAGTTGGAGCATTGTCTAAAAAGCTGGATAAAATGCCTGTCGCCCAAAAGAATGCAGAATCCACAAACTCTCCTGAACTTGTTCTAACGCTGTTAATAATTGCACCAAGAGGCCCTTCTGAACCCGCTTTTAACATAGCAATAGGTGGAACCATAGTAATAAAAATTGTTGCGAAAAGCTTAGCTACTTCTACGATCGGTTCCCAGGTAAATCCATTTCCTTTACGAGCTGATTCAGGAGTGAATTTCAATGATAAGAATGTAAGGCCTAATAGAATTAGTACCTGTGCCAAAGTACCTTTTGTCATCAAACCGGTTCCCCACATTACAATACTCCAGTCTTCTTCAACTGCAATATTGGGATGCCAGATTCCGCTAAAAATAACAGCTGCAATAATCCCGGCAAGAAACAAGAAATTGATTGAACCTTCGATACCAAACTTTTCACCATTTTCTTTTTTTGTTGGCTTATTAGTTTCCTTTTTATAATAAAAGCTGTCAATTACAAAGAAAACAATTATCAAAACAACTACTTCAAAAAGCATTGGAAGAAACATGTGAGTTGTTGTCCAGAAGAAACTGACGCCTTTCAAAAATCCGAGAAATAGTGGCGGATCTCCCAGCGGAGTAAGTGAACCTCCGATATTTGCGACCAGGAAAATAAAGAATATTATTACATGTTTTTGGTTTTTACGCCAGGCATTGGCCCGGATCACCGGCCTGATCATTAGCATTGCTGCACCGGTTGTTCCCATCCAGCTGGCTAATATTGTTCCAATTAAAATCAAACCTGTATTTAATTTTGGGCTTCCAATAAGCTCGCCCTTTAACCTAATGCCGCCACCAACAGTAAAGAGAGCTAATAATAAAACAATAAAGGGGATGAATTCTCCAAGATAAACTTCGGCAAGGTAAAACCCGCTCATATTTATCCCTTTAAAAATTGTGAACATCACAAAAAATAAAACACCCCAAAAAAGAGAAATTTTACCATAATGATTATGCCAGAAATGAGGTGCCACCAATGGAAAAACGGCTATTGAAAGAAGAATTCCAACAAACGGGATTAACCACCAAAGAGAAAGTGTTTTCCCATCTAAATGTGGTGCATGATGTTCATCATGACTATCACTTTCAACAGAATGTGCTACTTCCTGAGAAGTTGCTAAACTGTCTGTTTCGTGTTCATTTTGCGTTGAAAACGCATTAGCGGGAACGATATATAAAAAAGCAAGTGTGATAATTAGAATGAGTTTCTTACTAAAAGCGTACATATTGCCTCCCAGGCAAAATAAAGACCGATTGAAAAATTAATGTTATTTGTATTCGGAGGAAATTTATAAGATTTAACAATGCAGGATTTTTTTGGTTAGATTAATCGATGTCTCGTTAAAAATTCATTTAGCCACTCATTCATTTCATCACGAACCTGCCTGAAGGCTTTTTGTTTCTGGATCTCATTTCCTTCAATTTTTGATGGATTATCAAACTCACGATGAATTTTTGTACGGCTGCTCATTAGGATATGTAACGAATTCCTGGCAATTTCTGATGTTGTGATGATAATATCAAATTTGGTATGAGTATATTCGTTTACCGAATTTGTATTAAATTCAGACATATCAATACCCATCTCCAGCAATACTTTTACTGTTAAAGGATGAATTTCTTTTGGGCGAATTCCGGCGCTATCAACATCAACTTTTTTAAATGTCAGGTGTTTAATAAGTTCAGACATCATTGGTGTCAAAACAGAATTTTCGGTTCCAAGGACAAGAACCCTTTTTTTCATTTCTCGCTCCTAATAGCAATTTTCAATGCAATTTTATGAGATGGATAAATTTACATAACAAGATATTACATTGCTATACTTTTTATTATCAGGATAATAATACACGGATTTGTTCACGGGCAGATTGGACATCGAAAGGTTTGGGCAAAAACCCATCAACACCATCTTTAATTAGCTGCTGTTTTATCTTCTTATTGGTGTGTGCAGAGGTAATTAATACTTTTAGCTCAGGTTTTATTTCTTTTATTTTATAATAAAGTTCATTTCCATACATCTTCGGCATAATAATATCCAAAATTGCAAGATCAATTTCTGAATGATTTTCTTCGAATATTTTTAAGCCTTCCATGCCATCTTCTGCCAGAAAAGTACTATAGCCATCGGTATTAGCCATGTCTTTTAAAAATTCACGGATAACCTGCTGATCATCTACAATTAATATCTTTGACAATTGTGATTGTTTTGCACTTTTTACCGCACGTCTTTCATGTATAAATGGAAGGTAGAAAGAAATTGTAGTGCCTTTATTTGGTTCTGATTCTACATCAATGTAACCATTGGCCGATCTGATTATATTAAAAATCAAACTTGCGCCCAGGCCTTTTCGTGAGGCATCTTTTGATGTTGTAAAAAAGGGTTCAAACAATCTGTCTATTGTAGATGAATTCATGCCAGATCCCGTATCGCGGAATACAACTTTTAAATAGTTTTGATTAACCGCATTGTTTTGAATTAAAAAGCTATCCGTATCTGTTTTACACACACGCGAAGTAATAAATATATCTCCGCCTTGTGGCATGGCCGCTACAGCATTCAAAGCAAGATTTAACATAACTTTATTTAGCTGTGCTTCGCTGACGGTTACAAACCCCCTGGAATTTAAATCCGCATCAATTTTTATACTTTCCGGGATTGTATTTTTAAGAATGTGGATCGAGTTCTCAATAATCTGATCCGGATCTACAGCTGTTTCGGCTTTGGAAAGTTGTTTACCGGACAGATTTAAAATCTGGTCAGAAAACTGGTGAGCTTCCTGCATAACCAGCTCAGCATCTCTGAATGCAGCATAAGTTTCTGGTGCTGAAATCTCTTTTATTTCGTCTAAACTTTTTGTTAATGATGTAATTATTTGATTGTATTGTTGCGCTATTTTATCGGTTACGCTATTAAAAACATCCATGCGGCGTGTTTCAGTAAACCTCTTTTCAAGATGACGCATTTCAGTTGTATCTATACCAAAATTTACTACAACAGAATTGTTGTGTTCTGCTTTTATTTCAACTGCAGTCCATCTAATTATTTTTTCTTTGCCAGTCTTGGATACAAGTTTTACTTCAATAGGTGTTGAGGAATTTTCAGCAATATGCTCATTCCTTTTATGGATAACATAGTTTTTATATTTCTCATCGGGATATAATTTGTCC from Calditrichota bacterium carries:
- a CDS encoding type II secretion system protein; amino-acid sequence: MKKYIFRINKNENGATLMEVTVGMIIFGIIGSIVVAVIANQTESFNQVLNQEVGRSDVRKAIRTMRRDIQNLSISNIATMTSGQFVFMDNDGNNVSYIKSGYNLSRNDNVILTGLAEDPFSYLNIDKTTTGVQDSVKFIGVTLNIVRNSQSVKVEEVIYARN
- a CDS encoding prepilin-type N-terminal cleavage/methylation domain-containing protein; this translates as MNKIKLIREEQGLTLLEVIVTVIIVGIALPSLFVLIGNLSYQSFQNRVMTQSVNLANNRMEEIQAFKDSRWDWYKSINDYVEIEDVEGYTRTTEVSYHSDWDDSDYEAYQVEVNVSHPKFPNGYNLTTYLTLYSK
- a CDS encoding prepilin-type N-terminal cleavage/methylation domain-containing protein; translated protein: MRNNQSGFTLMELIVVVVIIGILAAIAVPKYFDLTSNAETATNEANAKAIEAAILMEYSNQLMTDSSTDLADVVTAYETAPEDFFLNGEEPTTPSGGSYTVTESGGQLSVTW
- a CDS encoding type II secretion system F family protein; translation: MPNFKYKAINQEGKTVESVILAADQKVVIQQLQKLNMTPVSIALEKNKKRTRSLKSSNKIKVSIKSILLFTKQLQTLLKAGIPIVTCLSVIKEQAETEDFEKMIEAISQDIEAGSKLSDALAQFPKTFPAIYVNSIRVGEISGTLEDTLIQLSSFLEEDEKIKKEVKKALRYPAMVITGLVGAFIVFTTFVIPNFIPIFEMSGTELPLPTRILLGVYYLITDYGLFALIGLVALVAAFLTWSKTPDGRFKMDLIRLKLPVLGMLNRKLNISRFAKLFHTMNRTGIPITRTFEIIRETLDNLVYQKEVEKIQDKIVKGSDIASSLKQSQYFSKLLVIMISIGEKSGSLDEMLGNVSDYYYKEVSETVENLTSMIEPIVTLVLGAMMLFLALAIFLPMWDMIGAM
- a CDS encoding prepilin peptidase, whose protein sequence is MELVFAFIIGSSIGSFLNVCIYRLVEKKSLIFPGSFCPECKKNIPAWSNIPLLGFILLRGKCYKCSANISFRYPLVELLAGVFTVFSFLHFGLSISFVVYSVFIYFLIVIAFIDIQTHLIYNKVLIVLLIFGLFSQILFTFIPWDEALLGLATGGLTMWLISILGKWMFKKESLGMGDVKLAAVAGFFTGWLNVLIALYLGFILAFIAITLHNKFKKIKITGYIPLGPFLAGGLIVFLFWGDEISKFYITLVT
- the tadA gene encoding Flp pilus assembly complex ATPase component TadA; this encodes MDVGGKHVYEDNWLAKALVYYQIIDQSLYEELVFRNSDEKFFAKILTDNDYLNDKEIRQFVKLALQIPTINLDKIDAEKDVLEAIPEELCLRYNLLALQMDKTHIAVAFSNPFNLDAENEIEYLTRKYVKKFYAPHEIIKQKINEYYAPEKIITSFVNTGKDVDIKFSGDSNLDKNSPVVKLVNQIIWDSISKKASDIHIEPKENSIQVRFRVDGVLRNELEVPRSIHSALASRIKIISNLNIAETRKPQDGKAKVMIEETDIDLRVSILPTSFGEKIVIRILDKRNATVSLDKMGIVGYNREQLEKCFQLKQGMVLVTGPTGSGKSTTLYAAINRIRSTTNNILTIEDPIEYMFDGINQVQVNERAGVTFASALRSFLRQDPDVILVGEIRDKETAEISIQASLTGHLVLSTLHTNDTFTTITRLKDMGVDKFKITEALEAVIAQRLVRKLCSHCKVPVDKKNIDEKLYKILNKLSDDPQVFEPKGCAKCGFAGYSGRIGVYEILMLDTMLKDMVANDASLQLMRKTAKINGFRNLFEDAMRLVGDGITDYDEIVRVINPVMQRKEEAQPPEQASPKTIQPQNGDSLKIELSGNSEKAEVKVEGSGPATETVDTSSKPARILITDDSDQTRLMVTKIIQKMSKWETLEARDGEEALKIIHQDKPDLLVLDIMMPNMDGYEVLQEIKSNPELENIPVLIFSALKTQKSEQKVYELGADGFIVKPIDPKRMIEQISKVLERKKIINKNTLSPSPSEELDLKLV